A single genomic interval of Mycobacterium sp. DL592 harbors:
- a CDS encoding HAD-IC family P-type ATPase translates to MSVSTATGLSDAEVAARVAEGKTNDVPSRASRSVGEIVRANVFTRINAILGVLLLIVLATGSLINGLFGLLIIANSGIGIIQELRAKKTLDNLAIVGQAKPTVRRQSGTAPLAPNEVVLDDIIELGPGDQIVVDGELLEASTLEIDESLLTGEADSIPKDVGAAVMSGSFVVAGTGAYRATKVGREAYAARLAEEASKFTLVKSELRTGINKILQFITYLLWPAGLLTIYTQLFTTNVGWRESVLRMVGALVPMVPEGLVLMTSIAFAVGVVRLGRRQCLVQELPAIEGLARVDVVCADKTGTLTENGMRLSDVTSVTGEVKPDLVAKVLGALVADDPKPNASMLAIGEAYPDPPGWTATATAPFKSATKWSGASYGEHGNWLIGAPDVLLDPDSPAAAQAEEIGARGLRVLLLGSSDLSVDSPDAPGRVTPVALVVLEQRVRPDARDTLDYFASQQVTVKVISGDNAVSVGAVAGSLGLHGETMDARDLPSEPDELADTMAEYTTFGRVRPDQKRAMVHALQSRDHTVAMTGDGVNDVLALKDADIGVAMGSGSPASRAVAQIVLLDNKFATLPYVVGEGRRVIGNIERVSNLFLTKTVYSVLLALLVGLAGLSSKLFGTDPLLYPFQPIHVTIAAWFTIGIPAFILSLAPNNERAHTGFVKRVMASALPSGVVIGLATFVSYLIAYRDSATTVEQTQASTAALITLLIGAMWVLAVVARPYQWWRVALVVVSGLSYVVIFAIPLAREKFMLDPSNVATTSTAIAIGLLAAGIIEALWWIQGRWLGESRFLWRSQTSMQQ, encoded by the coding sequence TCGCCGCCAGGGTCGCGGAGGGAAAGACCAACGACGTCCCCAGCCGGGCGTCGCGCAGTGTCGGCGAGATCGTCCGGGCCAACGTCTTCACCCGCATCAACGCCATCCTCGGTGTGCTGCTTCTCATCGTGCTGGCCACCGGATCACTGATCAACGGACTGTTCGGGCTGCTGATCATCGCCAACAGCGGCATCGGCATCATCCAGGAACTGCGGGCCAAGAAGACGCTGGACAACCTGGCCATCGTCGGGCAGGCCAAACCCACCGTGCGCCGTCAGTCGGGCACCGCACCGCTGGCGCCGAACGAGGTGGTCCTCGACGACATCATCGAGCTCGGCCCCGGCGACCAGATCGTGGTCGACGGTGAGCTTCTCGAGGCCTCCACGCTGGAGATCGACGAGTCACTGCTGACCGGCGAGGCCGACTCGATCCCCAAAGACGTCGGGGCTGCGGTGATGTCGGGCAGCTTCGTCGTCGCGGGCACCGGCGCCTATCGGGCCACCAAGGTGGGCCGCGAGGCCTATGCCGCCCGGCTGGCCGAGGAGGCCAGCAAGTTCACCCTGGTGAAGTCCGAACTGCGCACCGGTATCAACAAGATCCTGCAGTTCATCACCTATCTGCTGTGGCCGGCCGGGCTGCTGACGATTTACACCCAGCTGTTCACCACCAATGTCGGCTGGCGCGAGTCGGTCCTGAGGATGGTGGGCGCGCTGGTGCCGATGGTGCCCGAAGGCCTGGTGCTGATGACATCGATCGCCTTCGCCGTCGGGGTGGTCCGGCTCGGGCGGCGTCAATGCCTGGTGCAGGAGTTGCCCGCCATCGAGGGGCTGGCCCGCGTCGACGTCGTCTGTGCCGACAAGACGGGCACGCTCACCGAGAACGGGATGCGCCTGTCGGATGTGACGTCGGTGACCGGCGAGGTGAAGCCGGATCTGGTCGCGAAAGTGCTTGGCGCCCTTGTGGCCGACGACCCGAAGCCCAATGCCAGCATGTTGGCGATCGGCGAGGCGTATCCCGATCCGCCGGGTTGGACCGCCACCGCCACCGCACCGTTCAAGTCCGCGACGAAGTGGAGCGGAGCCTCCTATGGGGAGCACGGCAACTGGCTGATCGGTGCACCCGACGTGCTGCTCGACCCGGACTCGCCGGCCGCCGCGCAGGCCGAGGAGATCGGTGCGCGCGGGCTCCGCGTGCTGCTGCTCGGGTCCAGCGACCTCAGCGTCGACAGCCCCGACGCACCCGGGCGGGTCACCCCCGTCGCGCTGGTGGTCCTCGAGCAGCGGGTCCGGCCCGACGCCCGCGACACCCTGGACTACTTTGCCTCCCAGCAGGTTACGGTGAAGGTGATCTCCGGAGACAACGCCGTCTCGGTGGGGGCGGTGGCCGGCTCGCTCGGCCTGCACGGCGAGACGATGGACGCCCGCGACCTGCCATCCGAGCCCGACGAGCTGGCCGACACCATGGCCGAATACACCACCTTCGGACGGGTGCGCCCCGACCAGAAGCGGGCCATGGTGCACGCGCTGCAGTCCCGCGACCACACCGTCGCGATGACCGGCGACGGGGTCAACGACGTGCTGGCGCTCAAGGACGCCGACATCGGCGTGGCGATGGGCTCGGGCAGCCCGGCGTCGCGTGCCGTCGCGCAGATCGTGTTGCTGGACAACAAGTTCGCCACCCTGCCCTATGTGGTGGGGGAGGGCAGACGGGTGATCGGCAACATCGAGCGGGTCTCCAACCTGTTCCTCACCAAGACGGTGTACTCGGTGCTGCTCGCGCTTCTCGTAGGGCTGGCGGGGTTGTCGTCCAAGCTGTTCGGCACCGATCCGCTGCTGTACCCGTTCCAGCCCATCCACGTGACCATCGCCGCCTGGTTCACCATCGGGATCCCGGCTTTCATCCTGTCGCTGGCCCCCAACAACGAACGCGCGCATACCGGGTTCGTCAAGCGGGTGATGGCCTCGGCGCTGCCGTCCGGGGTGGTGATCGGGCTCGCGACTTTCGTGTCGTATCTGATCGCCTACCGCGACAGCGCCACCACCGTCGAGCAGACCCAGGCCTCCACGGCCGCGCTGATCACCTTGCTGATCGGGGCGATGTGGGTGCTCGCCGTCGTCGCACGCCCATACCAGTGGTGGCGGGTGGCCCTGGTGGTGGTGTCCGGACTTTCGTACGTCGTGATTTTTGCCATCCCGTTGGCCCGGGAGAAGTTCATGCTCGACCCGTCGAATGTGGCGACCACCTCGACGGCGATCGCAATCGGCCTGCTTGCGGCGGGAATCATCGAGGCGTTGTGGTGGATTCAGGGCCGGTGGCTGGGGGAGTCGCGGTTCTTATGGCGCTCCCAGACGTCGATGCAACAATGA
- a CDS encoding antitoxin has product MGFLDKAKEVLHENADKVEAAIDKAGDLIDEKTQGKFKEAVDKVQEAAKSAVDKGQEAIKNVGDKAHEAGDAVAEKAHEAGDAVADKAHEAGDAVADKADPQT; this is encoded by the coding sequence ATGGGATTCCTCGACAAAGCCAAGGAAGTCCTGCACGAGAACGCCGACAAGGTTGAGGCGGCCATCGACAAGGCCGGCGACCTCATCGACGAGAAGACCCAGGGCAAGTTCAAAGAGGCTGTCGACAAGGTTCAGGAGGCTGCCAAGAGCGCCGTCGACAAGGGCCAGGAAGCTATCAAGAACGTCGGCGACAAGGCCCACGAGGCCGGCGATGCCGTCGCCGAGAAGGCCCACGAGGCCGGCGATGCCGTCGCAGACAAGGCCCACGAGGCCGGCGATGCTGTCGCAGACAAGGCTGATCCGCAGACCTAG
- a CDS encoding SRPBCC family protein, with translation MAKLSVSVDVPLPPEQAWQHASDLSRYKEWLTIHRVWRSKLPETLDKGTEVESIVEVKGMPNRVKWTIVHFKPPEAMTLNGIGVGGVKVKLIGKVRPHDKDADTSVVTMDVHLGGPALFGPIGMLVAGALRSDIKESLDRFVTVFSPS, from the coding sequence GTGGCGAAACTCTCTGTATCCGTAGACGTTCCGTTACCGCCCGAGCAGGCCTGGCAGCACGCCTCGGACCTGAGCCGGTACAAGGAATGGCTGACCATTCACCGGGTGTGGCGCTCTAAGCTGCCCGAAACCCTCGACAAGGGCACCGAGGTGGAGTCCATCGTCGAGGTCAAGGGCATGCCCAACCGCGTCAAGTGGACCATCGTGCACTTCAAGCCCCCGGAGGCGATGACGCTCAACGGGATCGGGGTCGGCGGTGTCAAGGTCAAGCTGATCGGCAAGGTCCGGCCGCATGACAAGGACGCCGACACCTCGGTGGTGACCATGGACGTTCATTTGGGCGGTCCGGCGTTGTTCGGGCCGATCGGCATGCTGGTGGCCGGCGCACTGCGCAGCGACATCAAGGAGTCGCTGGACCGCTTCGTGACGGTGTTCTCGCCGTCCTAG
- a CDS encoding three-helix bundle dimerization domain-containing protein — translation MMSGVDRAEEQRHMEQVVARLTDEFPYTPDHVIAETVEAAHRRFEGARIREFVPLFVERYCRAQFTQQPVVEISA, via the coding sequence ATGATGTCCGGCGTGGACCGTGCCGAAGAGCAACGCCATATGGAACAGGTGGTTGCGCGCCTGACCGATGAGTTTCCGTACACCCCCGACCACGTCATCGCCGAGACCGTCGAGGCCGCTCACCGCCGGTTCGAGGGGGCCCGCATCCGCGAATTCGTCCCGCTGTTCGTCGAGCGGTACTGCCGTGCTCAGTTCACTCAACAGCCCGTCGTGGAGATCTCTGCCTGA
- a CDS encoding GAF domain-containing sensor histidine kinase, which produces MFDTDVRDGLIDAMLAVASGLELERKLHTVVHTAMGLVNARYGALGVIGTDPQPVLERFVFEGIDQASAERIGPLPTGHGMLGVLFNSPKVIRVEDLSMHPSSIGFPPNHPPMRSFLGVPIRIREQVFGNLYLTEKADGAAFTEADELLVLALAGAAGIAIDNARLYQAANTQQMWIEATRDISTQLLAGHDPDEVQREITVKAVALTGSEFSFRVTPEQSGELVITDSTRPDLLGRTVAKASTTVGLAFSDCIAMRVNDFRDIGEDSGSALVLPVCEPNTATSVLVCVAPPGRHFTESELDMAGAYASQAGLALHLANAQRRMRELDVLTDRDRIARDLHDHVIQRLFAVGLSLQGALSADAADGTRRVTGALDDLQEVVQEIRTAIFDLHGGSVTRLRQRIEQAVTQMTADSPVRPAVHISGPLSVVDGSLADHAEAVVREAVSNVVRHAGARSATVSVTVDDDLTISVTDDGVGISKDITRSGLANLSARAHDCGGQFSIATQPGGGTRLVWSAPLP; this is translated from the coding sequence ATGTTTGATACCGACGTCCGCGACGGACTCATCGACGCGATGCTGGCGGTGGCCTCCGGGCTGGAACTCGAACGCAAGCTGCACACCGTCGTCCACACGGCCATGGGGCTGGTGAACGCCCGCTACGGCGCACTCGGCGTGATCGGCACCGATCCGCAGCCGGTGCTGGAGCGGTTCGTCTTCGAGGGAATCGACCAGGCCAGCGCCGAGCGAATCGGACCGCTGCCCACCGGGCACGGCATGCTGGGTGTTCTGTTCAACAGCCCGAAAGTCATTCGGGTCGAGGACCTTTCGATGCACCCCTCGTCGATCGGCTTTCCCCCCAACCACCCGCCGATGCGCAGCTTCCTCGGCGTCCCGATCCGGATCCGCGAGCAGGTGTTCGGCAACCTGTACCTGACCGAGAAGGCCGACGGCGCCGCCTTCACCGAAGCCGACGAGCTCCTGGTGCTGGCACTGGCCGGGGCGGCGGGCATCGCCATCGACAACGCCCGGCTCTACCAGGCCGCCAACACCCAGCAGATGTGGATCGAGGCCACCCGCGACATCAGCACCCAACTGCTGGCCGGCCACGATCCCGACGAGGTGCAACGCGAGATCACCGTGAAGGCGGTGGCTTTGACGGGCAGTGAGTTCAGCTTCCGGGTGACACCTGAGCAGTCCGGCGAGTTGGTGATCACCGACTCGACCAGGCCGGACCTGCTGGGTCGCACGGTCGCCAAGGCTTCGACGACCGTGGGGCTGGCGTTTTCCGACTGTATCGCCATGCGGGTCAACGATTTTCGTGATATCGGCGAAGACAGCGGGTCGGCCCTGGTCCTTCCGGTGTGCGAGCCCAATACCGCCACCAGCGTGTTGGTGTGCGTGGCACCGCCCGGCAGGCACTTCACCGAGAGCGAGCTGGACATGGCAGGCGCCTACGCGTCGCAGGCCGGCCTGGCACTGCACCTGGCCAACGCGCAGCGGCGGATGCGTGAACTCGACGTGCTCACCGACCGGGACCGCATCGCCAGGGACCTGCACGACCATGTGATCCAGCGGCTGTTCGCCGTGGGACTGTCGTTGCAGGGCGCGCTGAGCGCCGACGCGGCCGACGGCACCCGTCGGGTCACCGGCGCCCTGGACGACCTCCAGGAGGTGGTCCAGGAGATCAGGACCGCGATCTTCGACCTGCACGGCGGCTCGGTGACCCGGTTGCGTCAGCGCATCGAGCAGGCCGTCACCCAGATGACCGCCGACTCGCCGGTGCGCCCGGCGGTGCACATCAGCGGGCCGCTGTCGGTGGTCGACGGGTCGCTGGCCGACCATGCCGAGGCGGTGGTCCGGGAGGCCGTCTCCAATGTGGTGCGCCACGCCGGTGCCCGGTCGGCGACGGTGTCGGTGACCGTCGACGACGACCTGACCATCAGCGTGACCGACGACGGTGTGGGCATCAGCAAGGACATCACCCGCAGCGGCTTGGCCAACCTGTCGGCCCGCGCTCATGACTGCGGCGGGCAGTTCAGCATCGCCACGCAGCCCGGCGGCGGGACCCGTCTGGTGTGGTCAGCCCCGCTGCCCTAA
- a CDS encoding response regulator transcription factor, which yields MIKVFLVDDHEVVRRGLAELLGSDPDISVVGEAGTVTETLARVPAARPDVAVLDIRLPDGSGIDLCRELLATNDELRCLILTSFTDEQTMLDAILAGASGYVVKDIRGMELAQAIKAVGSGKSLLDNRAAAVLMSRLRRDTEKDERLRDLSATERTLLQLLGEGLTNREIGQRMFLAEKTVKNYVSRLLTKLGMSGRTQAALFAAETLRRSDV from the coding sequence GTGATCAAGGTGTTCCTGGTCGACGACCACGAGGTGGTGCGTCGCGGCTTGGCCGAGCTCCTGGGCAGCGACCCTGACATCAGCGTCGTGGGTGAGGCGGGCACGGTCACCGAGACCCTCGCCCGCGTTCCCGCCGCACGCCCGGATGTCGCGGTGCTCGATATCCGGCTGCCCGACGGCAGCGGGATCGACCTGTGCCGGGAGCTGCTGGCCACCAACGACGAGTTGCGCTGCCTGATCCTGACCTCGTTCACCGACGAGCAGACGATGCTCGACGCAATCCTGGCCGGCGCCAGCGGCTACGTCGTCAAGGACATTCGCGGAATGGAACTGGCCCAGGCGATCAAGGCGGTCGGCTCGGGAAAGTCGTTGCTGGACAACCGTGCTGCGGCCGTCCTGATGTCCCGGCTGCGCCGCGACACCGAGAAGGACGAACGGTTGCGCGATCTGTCGGCCACCGAACGCACCCTGTTGCAGTTGCTCGGCGAAGGCCTGACCAATCGGGAGATCGGCCAGCGGATGTTCCTGGCCGAGAAGACGGTCAAGAACTACGTGTCGCGGCTGCTGACCAAGCTGGGCATGAGTGGACGAACCCAGGCTGCGTTGTTCGCCGCAGAGACGCTGCGGCGCAGCGATGTTTGA
- a CDS encoding universal stress protein, which produces MVHSPSAPGEIVVGVDGSASSNAAVRWAAAQAGRRNAPLRLVHICAAPSITNVMPAVPTEFEEWQDTQAREVLREATELVAQIGTETGLPARIADTDIYHAAPVPTLIDLSKGAEMIVVGSRGMGAFRRTLLGSASTGLIHHAHCPVAVIHDGPTPSPELPVVVGVDGSPASVEATALAFAEASRVGVDLVAVHAWSDDSLFAVPGVDWAAVVVTEEEILSQRLAGMSEDYPDVTVHRVVVRDQPARYLAEQAQNAQLLVVGSHGRGGFAGMLLGSVSTALAHTVTTPLIVARRY; this is translated from the coding sequence ATGGTGCACAGCCCGTCGGCTCCCGGTGAGATCGTGGTTGGAGTGGACGGTTCGGCATCGTCGAATGCCGCGGTCCGCTGGGCCGCCGCGCAGGCCGGCCGCCGCAATGCGCCGCTTCGCCTGGTGCACATCTGCGCCGCCCCGTCGATCACCAATGTGATGCCTGCGGTGCCGACCGAGTTCGAAGAGTGGCAGGACACCCAGGCCCGCGAAGTCCTGCGCGAGGCAACCGAATTGGTGGCACAGATCGGCACCGAAACCGGACTGCCTGCGCGCATCGCCGACACCGACATCTACCACGCAGCGCCGGTTCCCACGCTGATCGATCTGTCCAAGGGCGCCGAGATGATCGTGGTGGGCAGTCGGGGAATGGGTGCGTTCCGGCGCACCCTGCTCGGGTCGGCAAGCACCGGCCTGATCCATCACGCGCACTGCCCGGTGGCAGTGATCCACGACGGCCCCACGCCGTCGCCGGAGCTTCCTGTCGTGGTCGGTGTCGACGGGTCACCGGCCTCGGTCGAGGCCACCGCACTGGCCTTCGCCGAGGCGTCGCGGGTGGGCGTCGACCTCGTCGCCGTGCACGCCTGGAGCGACGACAGCCTGTTCGCCGTGCCCGGCGTGGACTGGGCTGCGGTCGTGGTGACCGAGGAAGAGATCCTGTCCCAGCGGTTGGCCGGCATGTCCGAGGACTACCCGGACGTGACTGTTCACCGCGTGGTGGTGCGCGACCAGCCGGCGCGCTACCTGGCCGAGCAGGCCCAGAACGCACAGCTTCTGGTGGTGGGCAGCCACGGGCGCGGCGGGTTCGCCGGGATGCTGCTCGGCTCCGTCAGCACCGCGCTGGCCCACACCGTCACCACCCCCCTGATTGTCGCGCGTCGTTACTAG
- a CDS encoding amidohydrolase family protein: MSATYEYGIDIDAVDAVDFHTHVEIDAAGHCAYDAELAGATGRYFKLGDDYFSRVDDLAEQYRANNTAAVVFTVDAHTVSGHRPNSVEDLIEGAARNNDVLIPFGTVDPWDDAAVPRVHQLIGWGVKGFKFHPSLQAFEPNDRRFYPIYEAITAAGVPALFHTGQTGLGSALPGGHGIKLRYSDPMLLDDVAADFPELTVVMAHPAVPWVDAQIAIASHKSNVYVDLSGWSPKYFPPQLVAAIGRQLRTKALFGTDHPYISLQRWRRDFDALGVDAEVLPLILKDNAVRVLGLAR, from the coding sequence GTGAGCGCCACCTACGAGTACGGCATCGACATCGACGCCGTCGACGCCGTCGACTTCCACACCCATGTCGAGATCGACGCCGCTGGCCACTGCGCCTACGACGCCGAACTGGCCGGGGCCACCGGACGCTATTTCAAGCTCGGCGACGACTACTTCTCCCGGGTCGACGACCTCGCCGAGCAGTACCGCGCCAACAACACTGCCGCGGTGGTGTTCACCGTCGACGCCCACACGGTGTCGGGGCATCGGCCCAACTCTGTCGAGGACCTCATCGAGGGGGCCGCCCGCAACAACGATGTGCTGATTCCGTTCGGCACCGTCGACCCGTGGGACGACGCCGCGGTGCCGCGGGTGCATCAGCTGATCGGCTGGGGCGTCAAGGGATTCAAGTTCCATCCCAGCCTGCAGGCCTTCGAACCCAACGACCGCCGGTTCTACCCGATCTACGAGGCGATCACCGCGGCCGGCGTGCCTGCCCTGTTCCATACCGGCCAGACCGGGCTCGGCTCGGCACTGCCGGGCGGGCACGGGATCAAGTTGCGCTACTCCGATCCGATGCTGCTCGACGACGTCGCCGCCGACTTCCCGGAGTTGACGGTGGTGATGGCGCACCCCGCGGTGCCGTGGGTCGACGCGCAGATCGCCATCGCGTCGCACAAGTCGAATGTCTACGTCGACCTGTCCGGGTGGTCACCGAAGTACTTCCCGCCGCAGCTGGTCGCCGCGATCGGCCGCCAGCTGCGCACCAAAGCCTTGTTCGGCACCGACCATCCCTACATCTCGTTGCAGCGCTGGCGGCGCGACTTCGACGCACTCGGGGTCGATGCCGAGGTCCTGCCGCTGATCCTCAAGGACAACGCGGTGCGGGTGCTGGGGCTGGCGCGATGA
- a CDS encoding NAD-binding protein, whose protein sequence is MHGHTIVCGDDALAMRIIDELNNAELSVVTLQSPDGLESAGIGTADAIICAADDDALNLEIALLARQANPRVRVVTRLANTVLRKAMSDDEGPGAVLDIADLAAPSVVEALLERTTHVITAAGVDFVVSGATASRAGTLREMYGDLAPVAIIRGESSEHPGAVIACPGRDEPVHPGDWTAMIGTADELTERGIKIAKPIPSTPRERPLVVRIADAVRAFRDDLHPMFYKALSVAGALLVGSTIMLRFAYNQPGMSWVDALYFSSETIATVGYGDFNFLQQPTWLRLWGIVMMFAGVATTAIVVAFVADVLLSQRLSHAASRQKIRHLHRHVVIVGLGSFGIRVASVLKAAGHDVAVIERNEDNRYLAAAAELELPVIFGDATLRQTLEAARLDGARAIAVLTQDDMVNIETGIVLREMLGPRTLPDLHRPDVPIVLRIYDRALGSAVGHRFGFGYVRSTVDLATPWFIGAAMGLDVLGTFSVGQSSFMLGGVRVLPDSELDGIRMFELSTQTRVIAIERDGVPLRLHPRRDTQLVAGDTAYLVGPYRELIDTMRKGQRASQPGKVRRADSTG, encoded by the coding sequence ATGCACGGCCACACCATCGTCTGCGGGGACGATGCGCTCGCGATGCGGATCATCGACGAGCTCAACAATGCCGAGCTCAGCGTGGTCACCCTGCAATCCCCCGATGGCCTGGAGTCGGCCGGGATCGGCACCGCCGACGCGATCATCTGCGCCGCCGACGACGATGCGTTGAACTTGGAGATCGCCCTGCTGGCGCGGCAGGCCAACCCGCGGGTGCGGGTGGTGACCCGGCTGGCCAACACCGTGCTGCGCAAGGCCATGTCCGACGACGAAGGCCCCGGCGCTGTTCTCGACATCGCAGACCTGGCCGCCCCGTCGGTGGTCGAGGCACTGCTGGAGCGCACCACTCACGTCATCACCGCCGCCGGTGTCGACTTCGTGGTCTCCGGCGCGACGGCCAGCCGGGCGGGCACGCTGCGCGAGATGTACGGCGATCTGGCGCCAGTGGCCATCATCCGTGGCGAGAGCTCCGAACACCCCGGCGCGGTGATCGCCTGCCCCGGCCGCGACGAGCCCGTGCATCCCGGCGACTGGACGGCCATGATCGGCACCGCCGACGAGCTGACCGAGCGGGGCATCAAGATCGCCAAGCCCATCCCGTCGACGCCGCGGGAACGACCGCTGGTGGTCCGCATCGCCGACGCGGTCCGCGCCTTCCGCGACGACCTCCACCCGATGTTCTACAAAGCGCTGTCGGTCGCGGGCGCATTGTTGGTGGGTTCCACCATCATGCTGCGGTTCGCCTATAACCAGCCCGGCATGAGTTGGGTTGACGCGCTGTACTTCTCGTCCGAAACCATCGCGACGGTGGGCTACGGCGACTTCAATTTCCTCCAGCAGCCCACCTGGCTCAGGTTGTGGGGCATCGTGATGATGTTCGCCGGGGTTGCCACCACCGCCATCGTGGTGGCCTTCGTCGCCGACGTGCTGCTGTCCCAGCGGTTGTCGCACGCGGCCAGCAGGCAGAAGATTCGGCACCTGCACCGCCACGTCGTGATCGTCGGGCTCGGGTCGTTCGGCATCCGGGTCGCCAGCGTGCTGAAGGCTGCCGGGCACGACGTCGCGGTGATCGAGCGCAACGAGGACAACCGCTACCTGGCGGCGGCGGCCGAACTGGAGCTCCCGGTGATCTTCGGCGACGCCACGCTGCGCCAGACCCTGGAGGCCGCGCGTCTCGATGGCGCCCGCGCGATCGCAGTGCTCACCCAGGACGACATGGTGAACATCGAGACCGGCATCGTGCTGCGCGAGATGCTCGGTCCGCGCACCCTGCCCGATCTGCATCGCCCGGACGTCCCGATCGTGTTGCGCATCTATGACCGGGCCCTTGGCTCGGCGGTGGGTCACCGGTTCGGCTTCGGCTACGTCCGCTCCACAGTGGACCTGGCCACACCGTGGTTCATCGGCGCCGCAATGGGCCTCGACGTGCTCGGCACCTTCTCGGTGGGACAGAGCTCGTTCATGCTCGGCGGGGTGCGGGTGCTTCCCGACAGCGAACTCGACGGGATCCGAATGTTCGAGCTGTCCACCCAGACCCGAGTGATCGCCATCGAGCGCGACGGCGTGCCCCTGCGACTGCATCCGCGCCGCGACACCCAGCTGGTCGCCGGGGACACCGCCTACCTGGTCGGGCCCTACCGCGAACTGATCGACACCATGCGCAAAGGTCAGCGGGCGTCACAGCCCGGCAAGGTCCGGCGGGCGGACTCGACCGGCTGA